The Candidatus Desulfofervidus auxilii DNA segment AAATACCAGCAGAAACCTCAACTCAACATTCGTCAGAATTGGCAGGAAAAACAGTTATTCCAACCGATGAAGATATTTCGGATGAAACAAAAGAAAGGGAATGGGCTCCAGAAGTTTCTCCAGAAGATGCTCCTATCAATGTAGGAGAATATGCTCCTAAAGAAGTAAAAGAAGAAACAACAGAGAAGGAGATAAAACTTTTAGATAAAAAGTCCGCAACCAGACCACATGGAGATTGGACACGATCTACCGAAGTCTTGAGTAAAAAAGCCAAAGAAGATATTGGACGATGGGGAGAAGAATATGCTTTTAGGTGCATTAAAGATGAAATGAGAAAAAAGTATCCCTACATCTCTTTATTGGATAC contains these protein-coding regions:
- a CDS encoding DUF3883 domain-containing protein is translated as IPAETSTQHSSELAGKTVIPTDEDISDETKEREWAPEVSPEDAPINVGEYAPKEVKEETTEKEIKLLDKKSATRPHGDWTRSTEVLSKKAKEDIGRWGEEYAFRCIKDEMRKKYPYISLLDTEQGFRLEKDGEVIVEVVWLNKNGESGQHYDIKITEYRDEIFIEVKSTKENEKAWFKVTKDQWRLMKEKGDKFYIYRVYGAGTENAKIEKIPDPAKLWKEGHIDAYPIGIEI